ATTCTTGAACTTGGAAATGGATTCTGCTTTGCAGAGCGTCAAAAGCGAATGATTATTGATGGAGAGGACTTCTATCTTGACCTGCTATTCTATCACCGCAAACTACATCGCCTTATTGCCATTGATTTGAAACTCGGTCGTTTCAAAGCTCAATACAAAGGTCAGATGGAGCTCTATCTACGTTGGCTTGAGCAGAATGAAATGGAGCCAGGGGAAGAAACACCACTTGGTCTTTTACTCTGTACCGAAGGTAGTGAGGAACAGATTGAACTTCTCCAACTCGACAAATCGGGAATAAAGGTCGCTCAGTATATGACAGAATTGCCTCCGCGTGACATTCTCGTTCAACAGATACAAAAGTCCCTTGAAGTTGCAAAAGCTAAATGGGGAAATGAAAGAAAGGAGGATGAGGTATGAGTGAAATGGCAGATAAGTTTAAGAAGGCTGACGAGAACAACCGTTTGCTGTCAGCATACAGACCTTTACCGCCCGAAACACTAAAATCGTTAAGAGAGTACTACCGCGTAGGGCTCACTTATACGAGTAATGCCCTTGAAGGCAATAGCCTGACAGAGTCAGAAACCAAAGTAGTCATTGAGGACGGATTGACGATTGAGGGTAAGCCCCTGCGCGACCATTACGAGGCAGTAGGTCATGCCAAGGCCTACGACTATATCTACCAGATTACCGAAAAGGAAGGTCTTGAAGAAGAGGACATTCTGGCTCTTCATCGCCTGTTCTATCAGCAGATAGATGCCGAAAAGGCAGGAAAATATCGTGAAGTAAAGGTTTATATCAGCGGCAGCCGTTATGCGGTATCGGCAGTATCTAAGATTCCTGCTGAGATGCAGAAACTTGTTAAATGGTACAATGACAACGAGAAGAAGTTGCACCCAATAGAGTTGGCGGCTACGTTGCATCAGCGTTTTGTCTTCATTCATCCCTTTGTGGATGGCAACGGGCGTGTGGCGCGTCTGCTGATGAATTTCGCTTTGTTGCGCAACGGCTTTACCATTGCCATTATTCCTGCTGTTCTGCGTCATGAATACATCTATTCGTTAGAGGCAGCCCATACTCGTCCAGAGGTCTTTGTTGACTTTATTGCCGACCGTGTGATAGCCACCCAACTTGACCTGATCAGGCTGATGCGGGAAGACGATGATACTGTAAATGATACTGTAAATGATACTGTAAAAGCAGTCGCGCCCCAGCTTTCAAAGACCGAACAGACCGTCTTGAATGCGATAAGTACGTACCCCAATTATTCTTATGAGAAGCTTGCCACATACTGCCAGCTTTCTCGTCCTACTATCGCCCGTACCATCAAAGCCCTCCAAAGCCGCGAGTTCATCCGACGCATAGGCTCTGATAAAACTGGTCATTGGGAAGTTATCGGAAAGGGGGATGAGGTATAAGTGAGATCATGAAAGAATGGAATAACTTAACTTTCGCAAGCTCCGCTTGCCTTGAAGAATAAAGGGAGACTTCGTAACATGCGAAACTTGAATGAAGAAATAATAATTCTCTTAGGAAGTAAAACAATAAGAATTGCATTCTAATTCTTTTCAAGCATAATTCTATTGGTTTTCATGCTCAATAGAATTATAGCTAAAATTCAAAAAATTATAGCTATAATTTTCGCAATTATAGCTATAATTTTTTTTACGTGTTTATCTGTTGCTTCTTAACAGACAGCAAAGAAGTTAGCAATATTCATTATTTTGGCACGCACCTTTTTGTTTGCTCCGCCCCCGAATCATATATAGTTTTCCTTACTTGCTATCTCAGTAGTACTTTCACGCTCTTCTGACCAATCTTTACGATGGCGATGGAACCAGGCTTCATCGATATGTCACTCCTAGACTTCATTTTTTAACTCCATTTTGCCCCAATAATGAATAATTTTTTATGTTTTGGGGCAAAAATATGTCGAACAATGGAGTATTCTCAGTAATTGTTTGTATTTGCCAGCAAATAAAAGATCATCAATATGGAACAGAAGCTTATTGCGAGAGACCAAGAGTGCTCTATGCTACGGGACTGCATGGAGTCAGACCGTTCGGAATTTGTTATCGTTTATGGAAGAAGGCGCGTGGGAAAGACCTTCCTCATAGATCAGTATTTCAAGATGAATTATGATTTCAGTTTCGTGGGCTCGCATCGTTCCACGCAAAGGGTTCAACTACGTAACTTTGGGAAAGCCATGAAACAGTATGCAGGTTTAAAGACTGTACCAAAGTATGCCGACTGGTTTGTCACTTTTGACAACTATTTGCGCAAAAAAAATGAACAAATATTTTATTAAAATCGACGGAAATTGAAAGTTTTTTGCTTTCGTTTGACTTTTTTTGCTACCTTTGTAAAGATTTTCCGCATTCTCTGTTGGATGACTGTCGTTTTAAGCGACTATTTGAAAACAAAACAGCTCACGCCGTGCTGAGAGAGGCGAAGTCTTCGGACGGAGTCGAACGAGGCGGGCTGCATCGGAAAAGCCGCAAGGCGATTCCGCCAGAGGTGGGAAGCGGGGAATGGCATCGAACCGATGAACGAGCGATAGCTCAGCCGATGAAATGCAAAAAAGGTCCGATATGAGCACATTGTCTAATGTGGAAACTGGACGAGGCCAGGCCAATCCTCCGAGTGTCAGGGTTCTTCGAAGTATCGAAGCGACCGAAGGTCGATTAGCCCCTGATACCATCCCCGAAGCTAGAAGCGCACAAACCGGGGTGTCGGTAAAATATGTACCTACACCTGACAAGAGTTGGTATGTGTTCCGCGCCTCTTACGGCAGAGAAGATAGGGCATCGGACTATATCGTAGAAGACGGCACATTTGTATATATCGCCAAGCGCTATGTTCGCAAGACGGTAAACGGTAAACAAAAGAAGGTTTTGGAGACTTTAATCCCGAACCTTCTTTTCGTATATTCCACTGAAGAAAAGGCTGAGGAGTATGTTAAGAACACACCAGCCCTGTCCTTTCTCACCTATTACTACAATCATTTTGAGTTGGACAAAGACCAGAAGAATCCTCCATTGACTGTTTCCCGTAAGGAAATGGAGAACTTCATCATTGCCACCTGCAACCAGAGTGAGCATCTGAAGTTTGTCACCGAATCGCAGTGCCATTTCAAGGGCGGCGAGACGGTGATGGTCATCGACGGCATGTTCAAGGGAGTCGAGGGAAGGGTCGCCCGGGTATCAGGACAACAGCGGGTGGTCCTTTCTTTGTCAAACGTCGGACTCATTTCTACGGCTTATATACCAACCGCCTTTCTGAGAATGAAGAATGAAAAGTGAAAAATTTACTACCGCAACAGGTAATTTAACTGTTACATCACCGTTGCTGCCCGACCTCGAAGAGTTTCACGGACTGCTGAAGGAGATTTGGGCGAGCAAGTGGGTAACGAACATGGGACAGTTCCACCGTCAGTTGGAACGTGCCCTTGCCGAGTATCTGAAAGTGCCCTACATCAGCTTGTTCACCAACGGAACCCTGCCGCTCCTGACGGCCCTGCAGGCACTACGTATCAAGGGCGAGGTGATTACCACACCCTACAGCTTTGTTGCCACCACCCATGCCATCTGGTGGAACGGCTGTACGCCGGTGTTTGTGGACATCGAGGAAGACACCTGCGGCATCGACCCAGACAAAATTGAAGCCGCCATTACGCCTCGGACCACAGCCATCATGCCTGTGCATTGCTATGGCCATCCGGTGAAGATGAAGCGCATACAAGAGATTGCTGACCATTACGGTTTGAAAGTCATCTATGATGCTGCCCATGCCTTTGGGGTGGAATGCCTCACCCCCGACCCCTCCCCCGTAGGGAGGGGAGAAAGTCTCGGGAGTGGCGCTTACCGAGAAACAGCCGCAGAGGCGGATTATCCATTCTTGAAGGAGCGTGCTCGGGAGATGCGCAAGAAACCAACGCAAGCCGAGGAGGTCTTATGGCAAGCACTGAGAAATGAAGGTATAGGCTATAAATTTCGCAGACAGCATCCTTTTGGAGAGTACATCGCTGATTTTATCTGTTTTGAGACATCTGTCGTTATCGAAGTCGATGGCGGTTATCATCAGACTCCCGAACAAAGTAATTCGGATAAGCTACGCGATATCTTTTTCAGGAAAAAAGGATTTGATGTATTACGTATCTCCAATGACGAAGTCCTCTTTAATTTCGACCAAACTATTTCGCGTATCAAAGACTATCTAAAGGACTTCCCCCTACAAGGGGGACAGAGGGGGGCTTGGACCTCTGTTCTTTTGGCGGGCGATATGAGTACCCTTTCATTTCATGCCACCAAAGTGTATAACACGCTGGAGGGAGGTGCCTTGATAGTACATGATGAGGAAACCAAGAAGCACATTGACCACCTGAAGAACTTCGGGTTTGCAGGAGAGACAGAGGTGGTCGCACCCGGCATCAACAGCAAGGTGGACGAGGTGCGCTGTGCATACGGATTGCTGAATCTGAAGCAGGTGGATCATGCCATCGCCCATCGGCAGATGGTGGCACAGCGGTACCGTGAGGCACTTCGAGACGTTCCTGGCATCCGTTTCTTTGACGACATGCCGGGTGTCAGACACAACTACAGTTATTTCCCTGTTTTTGTCAATGCCGCGGATTATGGCATGACGCGCGATGAACTCTATTTCAAGTTGCAAGAACAGGGCATCTTTGGCAGAAGATACTTCTATCCGCTCATCAGCACTTTCAATACTTATCGCAGTCTGCCGTCCGCAGTCCCTGCGAATCTGCCTGTAGCCACGAAGGTTGCAAACGAAGTAATTTGCCTGCCCATGCACCACGCGCTGAGTGAGGATGATATTGAAAGAGTTGTGAGTGTAGTGAAAAATCCCAAAAAGTAAAAGACAATAAAGAAACGCATTATGCTTTTCAATTCTCTTGAGTTTCTTATTTTCCTGCTTATAGTATTCCTGCTCTATTGGTTCGTTTTTTGTGGACGACGATGGCAAAACCTATTGGTAGTCGTTGCGAGCTACGTATTTTATGGTTGGTGGGACTGGCGTTTCCTACTGCTGATAGCCTTGACTTCGCTTTGTAGCTATGGAAGTGGCAGGTTTTTGGAACACTATGAGGGTCAACGACGGAAACAACAGTTGATAAGCGCACTAAATATCGTGCTGAACCTCGGCATTCTCGGCGTTTTCAAGTACTACAACTTTTTCGTTGAGAACCTGGATGCGCTATTCGGAACTATAGGATGGCATTTAGACTGGGGGACGATGAACATCATTCTGCCCGTCGGCATCAGTTTCTATACCTTTCAAGCACTTAGTTATACGATTGATGTCTATAAGAAAAAGTTGCCGGCTACCCATGACATAGTAGAGTTCTTTGCTTATATCAGTTTCTTCCCGCAGTTGGTGGCAGGACCTATTGAACGGGCAACGAATCTGCTGCCCCAGTTTCAGCGGCAACGCCACTTCGACTATGCCAAGGCCGTGGATGGCATGAGGCAGATGCTTTGGGGATTCCTGAAGAAAATGGTTGTTGCCGATAATTGCGCAACAGTAGTCAACGACTTTTATCCGCAATATTCAGAACTTCCAGGAATAACGCTTCTCCTTCTTGGCATTCTGTTTACAATTCAGGTCTACTGCGACTTTTCTGGCTATTCGGACATAGCCATCGGTTGTGCGCGGTTGTTCGGCTTCAATCTGATGCGCAACTTCAACATCCCCTTCTTCTCGCGAAGCGTGCCTGAGTTCTGGCGACATTGGCATATTTCGCTGACCACCTGGTTTCGTGACTACGTTTTCTTCCCTCTCGGTGGCAGCCGGTGCAGCCGATGGAAAACCGTCCGTAACGTATATATCGTCTGGGGCATCAGCGGCCTGTGGCATGGCGCCAACTGGACCTTTGTCTGCTGGGGACTTATCCATGCCACTCTGCTTGTTATCTACACACTGTTAGGCATCAATACCAAATATAAGAATACAGTGGCATACGACCGCTATCTGCCAAGCATCAAAGAAACATTGCAAATGGTATTGACATTCCTCCTTTTTGCCATGAGCATGATCGTCTTCCGTGCCGAAAACATGGGGCAGGCAGTTGACTATCTGACGGTCATGGTAACCAATAAGTTTTTTGATGCGACAATGCTTCAGGGGAAACAACCTTTGTGCTTCGCCCTGTTGCTTCTTAGCGTAGAATGGCTGCAAAGAGACAAACTACACGCATTGCAGTTCACGGACATAAAGCCTTTCAAATACAGATTTGTCCGTTGGAGTGTATATTACGTCATTCTATTGGTCATATTCAAATACGCCGGTTCAAGCCAAACATTTGTATATTTTCAATTCTGAATAGCGATGAAAAAATTCCTCACATATTGCGCTATTTTTTGCTTGCCTGTCCTGATTTGTGCTTTTCTCGCAGAGTATCTGACAAGACAAGTCCCCAATCCATACAAATACAAATATGAGTGGATGCAAAAACATGCAGAAGACGTTGAAATTCTGGTCTTGGGCAGCTCACAAACATTTTATGGCGTTCGACCAGAATTGTTTGAAGGCAAAGTGTTTAATCTAGCCAATGTCAGTCAAGGAAACAAGCAGAACCTCTTCTTGCTGAAATATTGGGCTGACAGATATAAACAGTTAAAAACTGTCATCATCCCCATATCTCTATATACTTGGTTTACGCCTGGATTGGAACAAGGTGTAGAATCGTATCGTTGCAGATATTATAGAATTTACATGGATTGTGACCTGTATTCCAATTGGTCGCTCAACAATCTGGAATTGTCTGATAGGCGGACGGCATTAGGGAAATTGGAAAAATACTTTTCTGGCGACAGTTCTCTTGGCTGTGACAAGTATGGATGGGGCAACATATACAAACTGTCGGAGAAGAATATGGGGAAATGGGATGATGAGACTGAAGTTGAGACTGCCGTCAAAATGAACACAGCCGGAAACTGGGATTATATAGAGCCGAACTACAACCTACTGAAAGAGATAGCAGAATTCTGCCAAAGCTGGAACATCGAACTGATTCTTGTTACCCCTCCCTGCTGGACTTCATATAATAAAAAATGTGATAGCAAACAACTAGCAAAAATGTATGAGCTGACACACAAATTCCAACAGGAATACCATCTGACATATCTGGATTACCTGAAAGACCCGCGCTTTGACGCTGATGACTTCTATGACTGCAACCATTTGTCGGATGTTGGAGCCATCAAGTTTACAAAGATACTTATTGGGGATATATAAAACACTGGGCATCACCGACTATGTGAACCCCATAGGGGGAACAGAATTCTACGACAAAGAGGACTGGGCGTAGCGAGGACTGACCCTCAGTTTCCTGCATCGTCGCGATACTATCAGTTACCCTCAATTTGGAGGCGAGTTTGTTCCAGACCTCTCTATCATCGACATGCTGATGTTCTGCTCGAAAGAGGAAATACAGCAAATTCTTAACGAATACGATATATTGTAATGAAGAGTGATGAACTAAAAGGTAAACGGCTTGCTGTATTCGGTGCCAATAATGTGGTGGACGAGGTGACGGCCTACGCTCGGCGACACGGCATCGTGCTTGTGTCGGTAGGCAATGTGCC
The sequence above is a segment of the Prevotella sp. E9-3 genome. Coding sequences within it:
- a CDS encoding Fic family protein; the encoded protein is MADKFKKADENNRLLSAYRPLPPETLKSLREYYRVGLTYTSNALEGNSLTESETKVVIEDGLTIEGKPLRDHYEAVGHAKAYDYIYQITEKEGLEEEDILALHRLFYQQIDAEKAGKYREVKVYISGSRYAVSAVSKIPAEMQKLVKWYNDNEKKLHPIELAATLHQRFVFIHPFVDGNGRVARLLMNFALLRNGFTIAIIPAVLRHEYIYSLEAAHTRPEVFVDFIADRVIATQLDLIRLMREDDDTVNDTVNDTVKAVAPQLSKTEQTVLNAISTYPNYSYEKLATYCQLSRPTIARTIKALQSREFIRRIGSDKTGHWEVIGKGDEV
- a CDS encoding UpxY family transcription antiterminator codes for the protein MSTLSNVETGRGQANPPSVRVLRSIEATEGRLAPDTIPEARSAQTGVSVKYVPTPDKSWYVFRASYGREDRASDYIVEDGTFVYIAKRYVRKTVNGKQKKVLETLIPNLLFVYSTEEKAEEYVKNTPALSFLTYYYNHFELDKDQKNPPLTVSRKEMENFIIATCNQSEHLKFVTESQCHFKGGETVMVIDGMFKGVEGRVARVSGQQRVVLSLSNVGLISTAYIPTAFLRMKNEK
- a CDS encoding WbqC family protein, translating into MTLSFLHRRDTISYPQFGGEFVPDLSIIDMLMFCSKEEIQQILNEYDIL
- a CDS encoding MBOAT family protein, whose protein sequence is MLFNSLEFLIFLLIVFLLYWFVFCGRRWQNLLVVVASYVFYGWWDWRFLLLIALTSLCSYGSGRFLEHYEGQRRKQQLISALNIVLNLGILGVFKYYNFFVENLDALFGTIGWHLDWGTMNIILPVGISFYTFQALSYTIDVYKKKLPATHDIVEFFAYISFFPQLVAGPIERATNLLPQFQRQRHFDYAKAVDGMRQMLWGFLKKMVVADNCATVVNDFYPQYSELPGITLLLLGILFTIQVYCDFSGYSDIAIGCARLFGFNLMRNFNIPFFSRSVPEFWRHWHISLTTWFRDYVFFPLGGSRCSRWKTVRNVYIVWGISGLWHGANWTFVCWGLIHATLLVIYTLLGINTKYKNTVAYDRYLPSIKETLQMVLTFLLFAMSMIVFRAENMGQAVDYLTVMVTNKFFDATMLQGKQPLCFALLLLSVEWLQRDKLHALQFTDIKPFKYRFVRWSVYYVILLVIFKYAGSSQTFVYFQF